ATGCATGGGAGGAAGGGGAGCCCTCAGCCCAAAGCAAACTTGGGTTCAGTCACAGCTGAGGGAAGGGCAGAGATCCTCAGCCTGAGCAAGCAACAACAGAAGGATTCCAGGAGTCATCACTGAACCATTCTGCTTGTAACTCCACAAAATGTTTGCAACGTACATAACCGGCAAAATGGTACTATCTCAGATAAGCAAAGTTtctacaaattagaaaaaaaaaaatagtccaatTAAAACAAGCAAAGTATAGGAACACAAATCACAAATGAAGAAGTACATAAGACccgaaaatatatgaaaagatgttcaatttcACCCAGTGATGAgtaatatacaaaattaaaaccaaaatgaaatacCATTTTTTAACTGTTcccctggcaaaaaaaaaaaaaaaaggaaacaactgacagtAGCTCAAGTTGGTGGGAGGGTAAATTGGTTCAGTATTTTTTTGTAAAGCAATTTGGCAGTATCTTTCACAACTGTAAGTGTATAAATTCTCTTTGCTCAATATCCCCTACAGAAATCAATCTTAAGGAAAcacaaaaactgaaaagagacatgaattcattcattccaaaaatatttattgcatgctATTCCATGTACTGGGGGCTGTTCCAGGTGTTGGCACCATTCCAGGTGCTAGGGGATGGAGCAGTGAAAAAGCAAGTTTCTGCTCACTTTCTAATGGAGGACACAATTAAAAACCTGTGGGCAGACGGGCGCGGAGATGCTTCTGGAAGTAACATCGCGATGGCTGCCCAAGGAGAACCCCAAGTTCAGTTCAAGCTTGTTTTGGTTGGTGATGGtggtactggaaaaactacattcGTGAAGCGTCATCTGACTGGTGAATTTGAGAAGAAGTATGTAGCTACCTTGGGTGTTGAGGTCCATCCTCTTGTGTTCCATACCAACAGAGGACCTATTAAGTTCAATGTATGGGATACAGCTGGTCAGGAGAAATTTGGTGGACTGAGAGATGGTTATTATATACAAGCTCAGTGTGCCATTATAATGTTTGACGTAACATCAAGAGTTACTTACAAGAATGTGCCTAACTGGCATAGAGATCTGGTACGAGTGTGTGAGAGCATCCCAATTGTGTTGTGTGGCAACAAAGTGGATATTAAGGACAGAAAGGTTAAGGCAAAGTCAGTTGTCTTCCACCAAAAGAAGAATCTTCAGTACTATGACATTTCTGCCAAAAGTGACTACAGCTTTGAAAAGCCCTTCCTCTGGCTTGCTGGAAAACTGATTGGAGACCCTAACCTGGAGTTTGTCACCATGCCTGCTCTTGCCCCGCCAGAGGTGGTCATGGACCCAGCCTTGGCAGCACAGTACGAGCACAATTTAGAGGTTGCTCAGACAACTGCTCTCCCGGATGAAGATGATGACCTGTGAGAAAGTGAAGCTGGGGCCCAGTGTCAGAAGTCTAGTTTTATAGGCAACTGTCCTGTGATGTCAGTGGTGCAGCGTGTTTGCCACTTTATTATATAGCTAAGCAGAACATGTGCTTAATCTTTGGATGCTGAAGGAGATGGATGGGCTTTGGAGTGAATgtggcagttaaaaaaaaaaaaccttcattttTTGGACCTGCATATTTAGGTGTTTTGGAACACAGTTGTTTCCTGCTTGAGTTTCAAATATAAGACTGCTATAGTCACATGACAATATTGCGAGGTGGAATCTTGTTTGTTACTGTCATTCCCTTTCCTTTTCGTTTAGAATCAGAATAAAGTTGTATTTCaaatatctaaaaaaataaaaaataaaaataaaaataaaaacctgtgggcaattaaaaataaatcagttttttaaaaactaagaaacaaaAAACGTATGGGCAAATGAGGTACCATTACACTCACCAGGGATGCTACAAGTAAGAAGACTGACAATGTTGAGTGCTGATAAGAATACGGAGCAACCAGAACTCTCATACTTTGCTGCTGGGCatgtaaaataatttatcaatttCTTATAGAGTGAAATATACCCTTGTCATATAAACCGGTATTAGCACTCTTAGGTATTCAcctagaagaaaggaaaacatatgaTCACAAATCCTTGCAGATGAACATTCATAGCACTTTTATTTATAA
This Budorcas taxicolor isolate Tak-1 chromosome X, Takin1.1, whole genome shotgun sequence DNA region includes the following protein-coding sequences:
- the LOC128069900 gene encoding GTP-binding nuclear protein Ran-like, giving the protein MAAQGEPQVQFKLVLVGDGGTGKTTFVKRHLTGEFEKKYVATLGVEVHPLVFHTNRGPIKFNVWDTAGQEKFGGLRDGYYIQAQCAIIMFDVTSRVTYKNVPNWHRDLVRVCESIPIVLCGNKVDIKDRKVKAKSVVFHQKKNLQYYDISAKSDYSFEKPFLWLAGKLIGDPNLEFVTMPALAPPEVVMDPALAAQYEHNLEVAQTTALPDEDDDL